The Scophthalmus maximus strain ysfricsl-2021 chromosome 7, ASM2237912v1, whole genome shotgun sequence genome includes a window with the following:
- the LOC118314796 gene encoding leucine-rich repeat-containing protein 10B, with product MGNSSRKGEGEEDEEGGKDGEEKEIPEEKKKEELEVEGDLPMGVEELFESGDPVLDLAYRKFKRLPSRVCGLLHLEKLYVCGNSLRTLPGSISQLQGLRILALDFNKMEDVPPAVCQLTNLTRLYLGSNRLMSLPPELRNLQSLRCLWVESNYFQSFPQELYDLPNLKSLQIGDNRLKALPPDLPRMEALRGLWLYGNRFDSFPRVLLRMENLEILDLDRNKISKFPSLRRLTALRLFSYDHNPVKDPPKVGEEVLVVGEGAAEFLEAREAKERQRKATEEEAEELALAGEEPVIHGILKNSSSKQARTEAAVTMEDTDVKEEEPLVKEEEEGQVELPFTEYDGAELEYDEEGVEYETEELICEGEGFEYEGDELEYDRVQMDYEYEEEEEETR from the coding sequence ATGGGCAACTCCTccaggaagggagagggagaggaagacgaggaggggggaaaggatGGCGAGGAGAAAGAAATcccagaggagaagaaaaaggaagagctGGAGGTTGAGGGAGACCTCCCAATGGGGGTGGAGGAGTTGTTCGAGAGTGGAGACCCAGTCCTGGACTTGGCCTACCGAAAATTTAAGCGTTTGCCGTCACGTGTTTGTGGACTGTTGCACCTGGAGAAGCTGTATGTTTGCGGAAACAGCCTGCGCACTTTGCCGGGCAGCATCTCCCAGCTGCAGGGTCTGCGTATACTAGCCCTCGACTTCAACAAGATGGAGGACGTTCCTCCGGCCGTCTGCCAGCTCACTAACCTCACTCGCCTCTACCTGGGCAGCAACCGGCTGATGAGCCTCCCACCTGAGCTGAGGAACCTGCAGAGTCTGCGCTGCCTGTGGGTAGAGAGCAACTACTTCCAAAGCTTTCCACAGGAGCTCTACGACCTGCCCAACCTCAAGTCCCTTCAGATCGGGGACAACCGGCTGAAGGCGCTGCCTCCTGACCTGCCGCGTATGGAAGCGTTGAGGGGCTTGTGGCTGTACGGGAACCGCTTTGATTCCTTTCCCAGAGTCCTGCTGCGCATGGAAAACCTGGAGATCTTAGACCTCGACCGCAATAAGATATCAAAGTTTCCCAGTCTGAGGCGCCTCACAGCTCTACGCCTGTTCTCCTACGACCACAACCCGGTTAAGGACCCTCCTAAAGTGGGTGAGGAGGTGCTCGTTGTCGGAGAAGGGGCTGCGGAGTTCCTGGAGGCACGTGAGGCGAAGGAGAGGCAGCGAAAGGCCACAGAGGAAGAGGCCGAGGAGTTAGCTCTGGCAGGTGAGGAGCCGGTGATTCATGGCATCTTGAAGAACAGCAGCTCAAAACAAGCTAGAACTGAAGCTGCAGTGACCATGGAGGATACAGACGTTAAAGAGGAAGAGCCCCTGgttaaggaggaggaggaggggcaagTGGAGCTGCCATTCACAGAGTACGATGGAGCTGAACTTGAATATGATGAAGAGGGTGTAGAATATGAGACGGAGGAGCTGATATGTGAAGGAGAGGGGTTTGAGTATGAGGGCGATGAGCTGGAGTACGACAGGGTTCAGATGGACTATGAgtatgaggaagaggaggaggagacaagatga
- the LOC118314794 gene encoding acyl-CoA Delta-4 desaturase produces MGGGGQLTEQGETGSKRAGCVYTWEEVQSHSSRTDQWLVIDRKVYNTTQWAERHPGGFHVISHYAGQDATEAFTAFHPDLTFVRKFLKPLLIGELAATEPSQDRNKNAALVQDFHTLRVKAESKGLFQARPLFFCLHLGHIVLLEALAWLIMWVWGTNWILTFLCALLMTIAQLQAFWLQHDSGHLSVFKQSRWNHLLQKFTAGHLKGASASWWNHRHFQHHAKTNIFRKDPDVNLFNIFVIGATQPVEYGVKKIKHMPYHRQQQYFFLVGPPLLIPVYFQMQLMNHIISRHDWVDLGWSMSYYLRFFCCYIPMYGLFGSVALIIFVRCLESHCFVWLTQMNHLPMDIDHEKHKDWLTMQLQATCNIEQSFFNDWFSGHLNFQIEHHLFPTMPRHNYHLVAPQVRALCAKYGITYQVKTMWQGLADVFRSLKTSGELWRDAYLHK; encoded by the exons ATGGGAGGTGGAGGCCAGCTGACGGAGCAAGGGGAGACGGGCAGCAAGCGAGCCGGATGTGTTTACACCTGGGAGGAGGTGCAgagccacagcagcaggacCGACCAGTGGCTGGTCATAGATCGGAAAGTTTACAACACTACTCAGTGGGCCGAAAGACACCCAGGAGGGTTTCATGTCATCAGCCACTATGCTGGACAGGACGCCACG gaggcATTTACTGCTTTTCATCCCGACCTAACGTTTGTCCGGAAGTTTCTGAAGCCCCTGCTGATTGGAGAACTGGCGGCAACAGAGCCCAGCCAGGACCGAAACAAAAAT gcagCACTCGTACAGGATTTCCACACTTTACGTGTCAAGGCAGAGAGCAAGGGTCTGTTTCAAGCTCGGCCTTTGTTCTTCTGCCTCCACCTGGGTCACATTGTGCTGCTGGAGGCCCTCGCCTGGTTGATCATGTGGGTCTGGGGAACCAACTGGATACTGACATTTCTCTGTGCACTCTTGATGACAATTGCTCAG TTGCAGGCTTTTTGGCTGCAGCACGACTCTGgccacctgtctgtcttcaaGCAGTCCCGCTGGAATCACTTGTTGCAAAAGTTTACTGCCGGCCATTTGAAG GGAGCTTCTGCCAGTTGGTGGAATCATCGACATTTCCAGCATCAtgctaaaacaaacattttcagaaaggaCCCTGATGTCAACTTGTTCAACATCTTTGTAATTGGTGCCACTCAGCCGGTTGAG TATGGCGTAAAAAAGATCAAACATATGCCCTACCATCGCCAACAACAGTACTTCTTTCTTG TGGGACCCCCACTGCTCATTCCAGTTTACTTCCAAATGCAGTTAATGAACCACATAATCTCCCGCCATGACTGGGTG GATCTGGGTTGGTCCATGTCCTACTATCTTCGCTTCTTCTGCTGTTACATACCCATGTATGGCCTGTTTGGCTCCGTGGCCCTCATCATCTTTGTCAG GTGTCTGGAGAGTCACTGTTTTGTGTGGTTGACTCAGATGAATCATCTGCCGATGGACATCGACCATGAGAAACACAAGGACTGGTTAACCATGCAG CTACAGGCCACCTGTAATATTGAGCAGTCCTTCTTCAATGACTGGTTCAGCGGACACCTCAACTTTCAAATCGAACATCA TCTGTTTCCTACTATGCCGCGCCACAACTACCACCTGGTGGCCCCACAGGTCCGTGCACTGTGTGCGAAATATGGGATTACTTATCAAGTGAAGACTATGTGGCAAGGCCTCGCTGATGTCTTCAG gtcACTGAAAACCTCAGGAGAACTCTGGCGCGATGCATATCTCCATAAATGA